The DNA window TAGAGAATTGGGGATAAAGACACCCACAATAAATTCAGTTATTCAACTTGCCAACATTATGATGGGGAGGGATTTCTGTAAAGAGGGAAGAACTGTTGAGAATCTTGGTCTTAAAGGTAAGAAGGTTAAGGAAATTATAAGGATTGTGGAGGAGGGTGATGAGTAAGAAGATTCTTGGAGCAGAGATTGGAAGTGATATACATGTGGCAGGACTACTTAACTTCCTTGAGCTTGCGAAAAAGGAGGGGTATAGAGTTATATATCTTGGGGGGGCAGTTCCTATTGATAAATTAATAGGTGCCATAATTGAAACAAAACCAAACATAGTATCCATAGGATACAGGCTTGGAAAGGAACCTTTAAAGAAACTACTTGAAGAATTTATAAAAAAGCTAAAGGAGATAGACACAGAAAATATAAAGTTCGTTTTTGGTGGCACAATAGAGACAGGAAAAGTTGCAAGAGAGTATCCTTTATTTGAAAAGGTGTTTGATGGAACTGAAGAGATAGAAGATGTTGTTCAGTTTCTTAGAGGAGGAAAAGTTCCTGTTAAAGAGGAGGATTTTCCTCAAACTCTGCCTGAGAGGATAGAGTTTAAATCACCATATCCACTGATAAGGCACCACATAGGTCTTCCAACCCTTGAGGAAACCATAGAGGAGATTAAAAAACTTTCGGAGAGTAAACTTCTTGACATAATATCCATTGCCCCAGATCAGAACTGCCAGAGTTACTTCTTTGAACCAGAGAAAATGGATCCAAAGCAGGATGGTGCTGGTGGAGCCCCCATAAGAAGTGTTGAGGATTTTAGGAAACTTTTTGAGGCATCAAGAAGAGGGAATTACCCCCTCATGCGCTGCTATGCAGGTACAAGGAATCTTGTAAAGTTTGCAAAGATTTTGAAAGAGACAATTAACAATGCATGGGCAGCAATTCCAATTTTCTGGTATTCTGACCTTGATAAAAGATCAGATAGGCCTCTTCTCTCAGCAATAAAGGAGAATATGGAGGCGATAAGGTGGAATGCAGAGAATTCTGTACCAGTTGAGGTGAATGATTCACATCAGTGGGAACTTAGGAATGCCCACGATGCCTTAGCTGTTTTTGATGCCTATCTTGTTGCCTACATAGCCAAAAAACTTGGTGTTAAGTGGTATGTTCAGCAGTATATGTTAAATACTCCTCCAAACCTTTCTCCTAAGATGGATATCGCAAAGATGCTTGCAAAGATTGAGCTTGTTGAATCTCTTAAAGATGAGAATTTTATTCCTTATAGAATGATAAGAACAGGACTTCTCTCCTTCCCTGCCGATCCCTTTAGAGCTATGGGGCAACTTGTCTCCTCCATGTTCTATGGTTCATATCTTGAGCCTCACATAATTCATGTTGTCTCCTATTGTGAGGCAATAAAAAGAGCAACGAGCAAGGAGATAATAGAGAGCGTGAAGATGGTGAAGAGGGCAAATATCCTGGCAAAGTCTGGTTTACCCGATTTCAGAGAGGATCCAGAGGTTGATAGAAGGGTAAAAGAACTTAAAGAGGAAGCCATGGTGATAAAGGAGGCAGTGGAGGAATTGGGAAAAGGTAAAAAGGATCCCTTGCTTGATCCAGAGGTGCTTTTTGCTGCAGTTAAAACAGGGATAATGGATGCACCGGGCCTTGT is part of the Caldisericia bacterium genome and encodes:
- a CDS encoding cobalamin-dependent protein (Presence of a B(12) (cobalamin)-binding domain implies dependence on cobalamin itself, in one of its several forms, or in some unusual lineages, dependence on a cobalamin-like analog.) gives rise to the protein MSKKILGAEIGSDIHVAGLLNFLELAKKEGYRVIYLGGAVPIDKLIGAIIETKPNIVSIGYRLGKEPLKKLLEEFIKKLKEIDTENIKFVFGGTIETGKVAREYPLFEKVFDGTEEIEDVVQFLRGGKVPVKEEDFPQTLPERIEFKSPYPLIRHHIGLPTLEETIEEIKKLSESKLLDIISIAPDQNCQSYFFEPEKMDPKQDGAGGAPIRSVEDFRKLFEASRRGNYPLMRCYAGTRNLVKFAKILKETINNAWAAIPIFWYSDLDKRSDRPLLSAIKENMEAIRWNAENSVPVEVNDSHQWELRNAHDALAVFDAYLVAYIAKKLGVKWYVQQYMLNTPPNLSPKMDIAKMLAKIELVESLKDENFIPYRMIRTGLLSFPADPFRAMGQLVSSMFYGSYLEPHIIHVVSYCEAIKRATSKEIIESVKMVKRANILAKSGLPDFREDPEVDRRVKELKEEAMVIKEAVEELGKGKKDPLLDPEVLFAAVKTGIMDAPGLVGFSVAKGEVITQVINGANFAVDEDGNILTEKERIRRLKWM